One Streptomyces formicae genomic window, CATGACGCAGGACCTCTTCGACATCGACCTCACCGAGACCTCCATCCAGGACGTCGCGCAGGACAGCGCCGCGGGCGCGATCTCCGGCGAAGAGTCCTGCTTCCGCACGTGTACGACCTGCTCGCTCTGCTGACGCAGGCCATGTGAAGGGCCGGTTCCGGCGACGCCTCGCATGGCCGGAACCGGCCCGGTCGCACCCGTTTCACGGGCGCGAGAACACTGAAGGGCAATGCGCATTGCCCTTCAGGGCACACACCGTCGACCTGCTGGGCAGGGTTTCCGTGCTCTGCACTTCACCGTTGACACAGCGAGGGATTATCGGCGACCTTTTCTTTCGTGACGCACTTTTCCGCGGGCGGCCGAGAACGCATTTCGCGCCCGTATATAAACATGCGTACGGGTAATTTCTGAGCCCGCTACGCAGAGGACCGCTAGGCGCGGAACACCTGGCGAAGGAGTTCGCCGAACTCGTCGGGGTGGGTGGTCAGGCCGGTGTGCCCGCCGGGGAAGTGACGGAGTTCCGTGCCGCATCGCTCGGCCAGGAAGGCCGCCGGGCGGTAGGGCAGTTCACCGTGGGAGTCCTGTCCACCGGCGAACACGACGCGGTCCGCGAGTTCTTGCAGGCGGGCGACGTCCGGGGCGTAGGCCATGAAGCTGGGGATCACGCGTCCGAAGAAGTACGGCAGGTTCGCCATCGTCCGCTCGGCCCGTGCCGCCGCCTGGGGCGGAAGCGTCAACTCGGGCTTCGGCGCGGCGGGTGCGCCCTTTCCGGCGTCGTCGTTCCCGGCATCCCCCTTCCTCTTCGCCCCCTCGGCGAACACGGACACCGCGGGCATGAGCCCTTGCGTGCGGAACGTCTCCTGCACGCGCGCGAGGAGCGCGCGGTGTTCGGCGGCGTCCGGCAGGACCTCCACCACGGGCGGCTCATGCGCCACGAGACGCTCGACGCGTTCGGGGTGCGTGGTGAGCAGGTGCAGGGCCGCGATCGCGCCCGAGCTCATACCGAACACCCTGGCGGGTTCGCCGGGCGAGAGCAGTTCCAGGAGCCGGAAGGCGTCGTCGGCGTGTTCGGCCACCCGCTGCGCGGCCTCGGGGTCGTCGAGCGCGCTCCGGGAAATGCCACGCGGGTCGTAGGTGGCGACGGTGTACTCGGCGGCCAGACCGTCGGCGAGGTCGTCGAAGGCGGCCGCGCCGCCCGCCCCACCGGGTATCAGCAGCAGGAGCGGCCCTTCGCCGCGCACTTCGTAGTGCAGGGTCGCGCCCGGCACGCGGAGGGTGCCGGTGGTCGGGGCGGCCGAGGCCGTACCAGTCGGGGGCGTGGTCGGCGTGGTCGGCGTGGTCGGCGTGGTCGGCGTGGTCGGCGTGGTCGGCGTGGTCGGCGTGGTCATGCGGATTCTCCGTCTCCGAGCGGGGGCCAGTGCTCCAGAAGGGCGTGCAGGGCGTCGAGGGCGCGGACCCAGGACTGCTGCGGCGCGCGCTGGTGCGCGAAGCCGCCCATGGCTTCCAGGGCGACGAACCCGTGGAAAGTGCTGCGCAGCAGCCGTACCGCGTCGGTCAGGTCGGGCTCGGCGAGGCCGTAGCCGCGCAGCATGCCGTAGGTCAGCTCGACCGCGCGGCGCGGCCCCGGCGCGTGCGCGGCCAGTTCGGGGTCGATGTCGATCGGGGTCTGCGTCGCCGTGTAGCGGCCCGGGTGCTCGTGGGCGTACTCCCGCCAGGCGGTGGCGAACGCGACCAGCGCGTCCTTGCCCGCGAGGCCGACCGTCGCCTCGGCAATGCGGATGGTCTTCTCGTCCGCCGCGAGGAGCGCGATCCGTCCTCGCAGGTCCACCAGGTTCCGTACGTGCGTGTAGAGACTCGCGTCCTTCACGCCGAGCCGCCGCGCCACCCGCGACATCGTCACCTGCTCGAACCCGACCTCGTCCGCGAGCTCGGCGCCCGCGACCGTCACTCGCTCCGCCGTCAGCCCGGCCCGCACCATGTGCACTCCCTGCAAGCTTGCCCTCCTAGGCGTTTCCTAGGACCCCTAGGATGCACTTTGAGGTCCTAGGAACGCAACAGAGAAGGGATCTCCGCAGAGCGCTACCGCGCTGGTTGACGCGGCAGCCGGGCCCTCAGCCCGTACAGGACACCGGGACGCGGGCCTGATCTTTGTGGCTTCAGCCAGTACGTCCCCTCGTCGAGGGGCGGGAAGACTGCGCGCCAGGACACGGCCACGCACCAGGGGAGAACAGCACGATGAGCGCGCAGCAGTACGACGAGATCGGTGAGGCGTACGAGGGGTTCAAGGCTCTGCCGCTGGAGCAGTACTCGGTGGTGCCCGGGTTCCTGGCGCTGGTCGGCGACGTGCGTGGCAAGTCGGTCCTCGATCTGGCCTGTGGCACCGGTTTCTACAGCAGGGAGTTCAAGCGGCGCGGCGCCACGGAGCTGCTCGGGATCGACATCTCCGGCGAAATGGTCGCCGTGGCACAGGCGTTGGAGGAGCGCGACCCGCTGGGCGTGCGCTACGAGGTGGGCGACGCGTCCGAACTCCGCGCGTTCGACGAGCGGTTCGACGTCGGCCTGGCGGTGCAGCTGCTCAACTACGCCGAGGACATCGCCACCACGGAGCGGATGTGCCGCAACGTGCACCGCAGCCTCAAGCCCGGCGGCGAGTTCTTCCTGCTCAACCAGTCACCCGACTTCGATTTCGACGGGCCGACGCCGGAGAAGTACGGGTTCCGCAGCGTGCTCACCGGCGAGCAGGTCGAGACCGGGCCGAAGGTGCGGACCACCGCCCTGCTCGACCCGCCCGTCTCGTTCGTCGCCAACCTCCCGCGCCGCGAGGTCTACGAGACGTGCCTGCGGGCCGCCGGGTTCAGCGAGTTGACCTGGGTCCCCCTGACGGTGTCGGAGGCCGGGGTGCGCGAGTTCGGCGCGGATCACTGGGCGGACTACCACGCCAATCCCCCGCTGGAGATGCTGCGTTGCCGTGTCTGATCACCGCCGGGCTGGGCGTCCCGGCCCGTCACTGGCGGCGGGCGTTGAGCCGGGCCGCCTGGCGTGTCAGGTGGTCGCGCTCGGCGAGGTTGGCTGCCTTCCCGGCCGCATCGGCGTACAGCCGCGCCGCCGTCCCCAGGTCTCCGTCGCGCTCGTGGAGGTAGGCCGCCACCGCCGTGTGACGGGGCAGCGTGTCGTCCAGCTCCGCGAGCTCCGCCAGACCCGCGCGCGCTCCGTCGGCCTCGCCCACGGCCACCGCGCGGTTGAGACGGACGACCGGGCTGCCGGTCAGACGTACGAGCTCGTCGTACCACTCCACGATCTGCACCCAGTCGGTCTCCTCGGCCCTCTGCGCGTCGGCGTGCAGGGCGGCGATGGCGGCCTGGGCCTGGAACTCCCCCAGCCGGTCGCGGGCGAGGGCCGTCTGCAGGATGCCGATGCCCTCGGTGATCAGTTCGGTGTCCCAGCGGCCCCGGTCCTGCTCGGCGAGCGGCACCAGGGCACTGTCGGGCCCTGTCCTGGCCGCGCGCCGGGCGTGGTGCAGCAGCATGAGGGCGAGCAGCCCCACCACCTCCGGGTGGTCGATGACGGCCGCGAGCTGGCGGGTGAGGCGGATGGCCTCGGCGGTCAGGTCGACATCGGCGTCGGTCGAGTACCCCTCGTTGAAGACCAGGTAGAGGACGCGCAGCACGGTGGCGACGTCGCCGTGCCGGTCGAGGCGCACGCCGGACACGGTGCGTTTGGCGCGGCTGATGCGCTGCGCCATGGTCGCCTCGGGGACCAGGTAGGCGCGGGCGATCTGGCGGGTGGTCAGCCCGCCGACGGCGCGCAGGGTGAGCGCCACGGCGGACGACGGGGTCAGGGACGGGTGGGCGCACAGGAAGTACAGCTGGAGGGTGTCGTCCACCGCGGGTGCGGGGCCCGGGGCCGGTTCCTCCTCGATGAGGTCCTCCCGCCGACGGCGGGCGGTGTCCGCCCGCCGCGCGTCCAGGAAGCGGCGCCACGCCACCGTGACCAGCCAGCCCTTCGGGTCGCGCGGCGGGTCGGCGGGCCAGACGCGCACCGCCTCCACCAGCGCGTCCTGCACCGCGTCCTCGGCCGCCGCGAAGTCGGCTCCGCGGCGGACGAGGACGGCGAGCACGCTCGGGGTGAGGCTCCGGAGCAGGGTCTCGTTCATCGAGGAGGTCACCGAGGAGGTCACTCGGTGATGGTGGGCTTCGCGCCCATGAACGGGCGTACTTCCAGCCACTCGTGGATCGGCTTGCCGCCCGCGCCGGGCGCGGCCGACAGCTCCCCGGCGAGCTCGACGGCCCGCTCCTGGCTGTCGACGTCGATGATCATCCAGCCCGCGATGAGGTCCTTCGTCTCGGCGAAGGGGCCGTCGGTGACCGGCGGGCGGCCTTCGCCGTCGTAGCGGACGAAGGATCCCCCGGGGGCGAGCGCCTGGCTGTCGACGAACTCGCCAGTCTCCTTGAGCCGGTCCGCGAAGTCGTTCATGTACCGCATGTGGTCCGAGACCTCCTCGGGCGTCCACTGGTCCATGGGGACGTCGTTGACCGATGCCGGGGCGCCTCGGTAGTGCTTGAGCAGCAGGTACTTGGCCATGGTGGCTCTCCTTGGTGCTGGTGCGGCCCATTGTGGTCGCGTTCGTACCGGGGACGGAGCCGATCACGGGTTCTCGACATCGGCGACCGGATTTTTCTGCCGACTTTCGCTACCCCTTGCGTGACTTCATGTACCAGGCGGCGGCGATGCCGATGAGGACGAGGATGATGAGGATCTTCATGGTCTTCACCTCCCCCCGATCGTGAGGGACATGCCGATCGTGAGGGACGTGCCGATCGCGCGGGACATGGCTGGGCCGACGGGTCAGCGGCCCGGCGGCTGCCACTCGATCATGAGGATGGTCGCGTCGTCCCTGAGCGACTGGGACTGCGTGTCCAGGACCGAGTGGATGAGCCTGCGCAGGGTCTCGGGCGCCACTTCCCCGGCGGTCGAGGCACGGATCACCGAGTCGGCGAACCGTTCGAGGCCGAATTCCGTGCCGTCGGCTAGCCGCGCCTCGGTCAGTCCGTCGGTGTAGAGGAGCACGCGGTCGCCGGGTTCCAGCGCCGTCTCGTGCACTTGGCGCTCCGCGCTGCGGAACGACGCGGAGAAGCCCATGGGCGAGTCGGGTTCACGTTCCAGGGCCCCCTCGACGAGCCGGTTGCCGCGGATCAGCAGGGGTGCCGGGTGTCCGCAGTTGCTCCAGCGCAGGGCCCCGCTCGCGAGGTCGAGCCGGAGCAGGACGCCCGTGCAGAACTGGTCGGGCAGCCATTGGCCGAGCGCCGCGTCCACGGCCTCCATGAGCTCCGGCAGGTCCGACCCGGTGCGTCGGCCGTTGCGGCAGGCGGCGAGAGCCACCGCCGTGGTGAGCCCGGAGAGCAGGTTGTGGCCCATGGCGTCGACGATCGTGGCGTGCAGGGCCGTCCGGGTGAGGCAGTGATCGAAGGCATCACCCCCGATCTCGTACGCGGGTTCGAGCACTGCGGTCGAGATCACGTGGTGGTTGCCGATGGTGCGCGGCGGCAGGAAGGCGCGGAGCATCTCGGCGGGGAGCCGCATGGGTTCGGCGCGGGTGCACTGGACGACGTTGTCCTTGTAGGCGCGCTTCGAGGTGATCATCATCGCGGCCAGCGCTGCCAGGGCCCGGCCGCGCCGCAGCAGGGCGGCGTCCAGGTACGGCGCGTGGACGGCGAGCACGCCCAGCCGCTCGGCCCCGTCCAGAAGGGGCAGCCAGGCGGTCATGCCACCGGTCGCGGACTCCCCCGCGCGCAGGGACAACGTGCGGTAGGCCCAGCCCGCGGCCGAGCCGTCCACCGCGACGGCCGCCGCCGATTCGTCCAGGGGGACCAGGAGGCGCTGCTGGAGGTCGACGAGGTAGACCGTCGCCTCGGGCACGCCCAGGGCGCTCGCGCAGCGGGCCACCGCGGTGGAGAGGTCCAGTACGGCGTTGTCGCGGTCCGCGAGGAAATCCACGAGTCCGCTCGGCGGGTCCGATGTCGACACGTCGTCTCCCTCCACCTGCGGCAGCAGGAGCAGTCTCACACCCCCGTGCCCGATCCGCCCGTGCCCGTGTCGCAGATCCCGCGCGACTGGTCCACGGTGATCAGTACGAGTTGTCCCGCCGCGTGCGGGTACCTGCACCCCAGCCCCGGACGGACCGGCGCGGCAGAGAGGAGCCATCGTGAGTGAACAGGTACCGGCGTCCCCCGGCGCGGACGGCAGCACGCCCGTACCCAGGGACCTGCCCGATCAGCAGGCGGACGGCGGACAGGACCCCTGGGAGCTGGCCGAGGACGGCAAGGACGCCAAGAGCGGCAGGACCGGCGCGGCCGAGGACGGCGATGGCGGGGCCGCGGACGACGTGCCCGACACCGACGAGGCAGGCACCGGTCGGCGCGGTGAATCCGGAGGCGACCAGGGCGGACGGGACGCGGAGGACGGGCACGATGCGAGCGCCCCGACCGACAACCCGGAGCCCGAGGAGCCTTCCGGATGAGGCGAAGCGGGACGACACGAGACAACGCGAGGGAAAGGGAACGGCCGTGAGTGGTACGGGAGATGCCCCGGCGCAGGTGTCGGTGGAACTGAGCGGTGGCGCGGACGACGCCGGGAGCGTGTTCGCCCTGCTGGGGGCGGCTTTCGCCTCGGACCGGGCCGATGGTCCCGCGCCGCGGGCGGCGGAGTCCGGTGGACCGACCGTGTGGAGCGGCGTCTTCGACACCGCGCGTCCCGCGGGCGGCGGGCCGAGCGGGTCACCGTCCCTGAGCGGCCCGGTGACCGCCAGCGTGCAAGGCGGCTACGTGGCGGTCGACCGGGTCGTCACGGTGCTCTCGGCGGCGTTCACCGTCACCGAGGAGGGCTCCGCTTCGGGCGACCAGGAGAAGGACGTGAACCTGCGGCTGGAAGGCGCGTGACGCTGCCCCGGGGGCCCGGCCGGGGCGTCCCGCCCGGCCGGGGCGTCCCAGCCGGGCCGCCTGGAGCGGGCTTCTCACCCCCGTTGCCCACCCGGAATGCGCTCCAGCAGACCGCGCAGGTCGTCGGCGTGCTCCTCCTCCTGTGCGAGGAGTTCCTCGAAGACGCGGCGCGTGGTGGGGTCGCCGTCCCCCAGCCACTTGGCGATCTCGGTGTAGGCGGCCACGGCGACGCGCTCGGCCACCAGGTCCTCCTTGATCATCTCGATCAGGTCGGTGCTGGCGTCGTACTCCGCGTGGGCCCGTGACGTGAGGGTGTCGGGGTTGAAGTCGGGCTCGCCGCCCAGCTGCACGATCCGCTGCGCCAGCTTGTCGGCGTGCTCCTGCTCCTCCTGCGCGTGTTCCAGGAACTCCGCGGCCACCGGCTCGGAGTAGAGCCCGGAGGCGGTGTAGTAGTGCCGCTTGTAGCGCAGCGTGCAGACGATCTCCGTGGCAAGGGCCTCGTTGAGTACGCCGAGAACGCGCTCCAGGTCCGCCCCGTAGGCGTCCGTCACCGGACCCTTCTCGATCTGCTGGCGGGCCCGCTCGCGGATGGTCTTGATGTCGGTCAGGAACTCGGCCATGACAACTGATCCCTCCTTGGTGAACGACGTGCGGTGGCGGACCGTCCTGCGGGCCGCCACCGTGGACCGTACCCATTTCTCCGCATTTATCCCGAAGGCGCCTCACAAGGCGTTTCATCCCGCGTGCCACCCCACGCGCCGGGTGCACATCGCGTAACCACCGACCGACCCGCCCAAACAGGGTCATGGCGTGTTCTCGCTGTCACCCGCGGTAGTCACGGTGTTCGGATATCGGACACCGCTCTCACCATGCGGGCAAGAAATCCAGACTTGCCCGCATGCCTTCCTCGACAAGCACACCTCCCAAGCCCGCGCTCACCCCGGAGCCACAGCTCGCCAAGGGGCTCAAGCAGCGGCACTTGTCGATGATCGCGCTCGGCGGAGTCATCGGCGCCGGGCTCTTCGTGGGGTCCGGAGCGGGCATCGCCGCCGCGGGACCCTCGATCGTCCTCGCCTACACCGCTTCCGGCCTGCTCGTCATGCTGGTGATGCGGATGCTCGGCGAGATGTCGGCCGCCCATCCGGCCTCCGGCTCCTTCTCCGTGCACGCCGAACGCGCGATCGGACCGTGGGCGGGCTTCACCTCGGGCTGGTCGTTCTGGTTCATGCTGTGCATGGGCGTGGGCCTGGAGGGCATCGGCGCCGCCCACATCATGACCGGCTGGCTGCCCGGCACGCCCGAGTGGGCGTGGGTGGCGCTGTTCATGGCGGTGTTCTGCGGCGCGAACCTGGCGGCGGTGAAGAACTTCGGCGAGTTCGAGTTCTGGTTCGCCGCGCTGAAGGTCGGCGCGATCGTCCTCTTCCTCGCCGTCGGCGGACTCGCCATCGCCGGGGTGCTGCCCGGCACGGACGCGCCCGGCACCGCCAACCTCGTCGGGCACGGGGGCTTCCTGCCCAACGGCACCGAGGGGCTGATCATCGGCTTGCTCGCCTCGGTCCTCGCGTACGGCGGCCTGGAGACCGTGACCATCGCCGCCGCCGAGTCGGACGACCCGGTGCGCGGCGTCGCCGGGGCCGTGCGCACGGCGATGTGGCGGATCGCGGTCTTCTACATCGGCTCGATGCTGGTGATCGTGGCGCTGGTGCCGTGGGACGACAAGGAGGTCGTGGAGAAGGGCCCCTACGTCGCCGCTCTCGACCAGCTGGGGATCCCCGGTGCGGGCCAGATCATGAACGTAGTCGTCCTGATCGCACTCCTGTCGGCGA contains:
- a CDS encoding alpha/beta fold hydrolase gives rise to the protein MTTPTTPTTPTTPTTPTTPTTPTTPPTGTASAAPTTGTLRVPGATLHYEVRGEGPLLLLIPGGAGGAAAFDDLADGLAAEYTVATYDPRGISRSALDDPEAAQRVAEHADDAFRLLELLSPGEPARVFGMSSGAIAALHLLTTHPERVERLVAHEPPVVEVLPDAAEHRALLARVQETFRTQGLMPAVSVFAEGAKRKGDAGNDDAGKGAPAAPKPELTLPPQAAARAERTMANLPYFFGRVIPSFMAYAPDVARLQELADRVVFAGGQDSHGELPYRPAAFLAERCGTELRHFPGGHTGLTTHPDEFGELLRQVFRA
- a CDS encoding TetR/AcrR family transcriptional regulator, coding for MVRAGLTAERVTVAGAELADEVGFEQVTMSRVARRLGVKDASLYTHVRNLVDLRGRIALLAADEKTIRIAEATVGLAGKDALVAFATAWREYAHEHPGRYTATQTPIDIDPELAAHAPGPRRAVELTYGMLRGYGLAEPDLTDAVRLLRSTFHGFVALEAMGGFAHQRAPQQSWVRALDALHALLEHWPPLGDGESA
- a CDS encoding class I SAM-dependent methyltransferase, yielding MSAQQYDEIGEAYEGFKALPLEQYSVVPGFLALVGDVRGKSVLDLACGTGFYSREFKRRGATELLGIDISGEMVAVAQALEERDPLGVRYEVGDASELRAFDERFDVGLAVQLLNYAEDIATTERMCRNVHRSLKPGGEFFLLNQSPDFDFDGPTPEKYGFRSVLTGEQVETGPKVRTTALLDPPVSFVANLPRREVYETCLRAAGFSELTWVPLTVSEAGVREFGADHWADYHANPPLEMLRCRV
- a CDS encoding RNA polymerase sigma factor gives rise to the protein MNETLLRSLTPSVLAVLVRRGADFAAAEDAVQDALVEAVRVWPADPPRDPKGWLVTVAWRRFLDARRADTARRRREDLIEEEPAPGPAPAVDDTLQLYFLCAHPSLTPSSAVALTLRAVGGLTTRQIARAYLVPEATMAQRISRAKRTVSGVRLDRHGDVATVLRVLYLVFNEGYSTDADVDLTAEAIRLTRQLAAVIDHPEVVGLLALMLLHHARRAARTGPDSALVPLAEQDRGRWDTELITEGIGILQTALARDRLGEFQAQAAIAALHADAQRAEETDWVQIVEWYDELVRLTGSPVVRLNRAVAVGEADGARAGLAELAELDDTLPRHTAVAAYLHERDGDLGTAARLYADAAGKAANLAERDHLTRQAARLNARRQ
- a CDS encoding YciI family protein; amino-acid sequence: MAKYLLLKHYRGAPASVNDVPMDQWTPEEVSDHMRYMNDFADRLKETGEFVDSQALAPGGSFVRYDGEGRPPVTDGPFAETKDLIAGWMIIDVDSQERAVELAGELSAAPGAGGKPIHEWLEVRPFMGAKPTITE
- a CDS encoding PP2C family protein-serine/threonine phosphatase, which codes for MSTSDPPSGLVDFLADRDNAVLDLSTAVARCASALGVPEATVYLVDLQQRLLVPLDESAAAVAVDGSAAGWAYRTLSLRAGESATGGMTAWLPLLDGAERLGVLAVHAPYLDAALLRRGRALAALAAMMITSKRAYKDNVVQCTRAEPMRLPAEMLRAFLPPRTIGNHHVISTAVLEPAYEIGGDAFDHCLTRTALHATIVDAMGHNLLSGLTTAVALAACRNGRRTGSDLPELMEAVDAALGQWLPDQFCTGVLLRLDLASGALRWSNCGHPAPLLIRGNRLVEGALEREPDSPMGFSASFRSAERQVHETALEPGDRVLLYTDGLTEARLADGTEFGLERFADSVIRASTAGEVAPETLRRLIHSVLDTQSQSLRDDATILMIEWQPPGR
- a CDS encoding ferritin-like domain-containing protein, which encodes MAEFLTDIKTIRERARQQIEKGPVTDAYGADLERVLGVLNEALATEIVCTLRYKRHYYTASGLYSEPVAAEFLEHAQEEQEHADKLAQRIVQLGGEPDFNPDTLTSRAHAEYDASTDLIEMIKEDLVAERVAVAAYTEIAKWLGDGDPTTRRVFEELLAQEEEHADDLRGLLERIPGGQRG
- a CDS encoding amino acid permease; its protein translation is MPSSTSTPPKPALTPEPQLAKGLKQRHLSMIALGGVIGAGLFVGSGAGIAAAGPSIVLAYTASGLLVMLVMRMLGEMSAAHPASGSFSVHAERAIGPWAGFTSGWSFWFMLCMGVGLEGIGAAHIMTGWLPGTPEWAWVALFMAVFCGANLAAVKNFGEFEFWFAALKVGAIVLFLAVGGLAIAGVLPGTDAPGTANLVGHGGFLPNGTEGLIIGLLASVLAYGGLETVTIAAAESDDPVRGVAGAVRTAMWRIAVFYIGSMLVIVALVPWDDKEVVEKGPYVAALDQLGIPGAGQIMNVVVLIALLSAMNANIYGSSRMACSLVSRGQGPAALGRTVSGVPRRSVIASSAFGFLCVLLSYWRPDDIFQWLLNMIGAVILVVWTFTAVSQLILRRRTEQEEPGKLAVRMWAYPYLTWVALAGMAAVFVLMALEPTTRGQLAWTSGLTLALVIAGYVRQRTARGRR